Part of the Falco cherrug isolate bFalChe1 chromosome 1, bFalChe1.pri, whole genome shotgun sequence genome, ACTTTCGGTACAAATGCTCACCCTacttgctgctcctgctttaaaaccatttttccaGCATGCCAAAGTACTGAAGTTTGTACAAGCACAGCAAGGCAACAACTAATATTTTAACCTTGTAAACTAACTACATTAACAGCACCTAAAAATGTCAGGGTACTAGTGTTAGTCTTAAAAACTCCTATAATTAGCTACAGCCTTTAGAACAAGTTTTACATTTAATACTTACCAACAATATTGTTTTAATGACCTGAGACACTGTGAAGCAAATCTTGGGAGGTACAGCTGCTTTCACCATGCATGGTGTTAAGTCAGTGTAGTGGTTTAACGCTGGCCAGTGcctaagcaccacgcagctgctcactcacagTGGGACAGGGGAGAGCATTGGAAAGGTAAAGGTGAGAACTGGTGGGctgaaatgaagttttataggtaaagcaaaatctgcacatgcaagcaaggCAAAAGAAGGAATTCATATTTtccacgggcaggcaggtgttcagccatccccaggacagcagggctccatcacacataacggttacttgggaagacaaatgccataatacCAAATGTCCCccgcttcctcctccttcccccagcttttatatactcagcatgacatcatatagCATGGAATATCCgtttggctagttcaggtcagctaccccagctgtgtcccctccccattgcTTGGGCCattccagccctcttgctggcagggcctgagaaactgaaaggttGAAAGTCCTCATAGTATACACGTTAcgcagcaacaactaaaaacctCAGTGGTATTAACactgctctcacaccaaatccaaaacacagcattcaCCAGCCCCTAAGAACagaattaactctatcccaactGAAACCAGCCTGGACCACAGCAACCTCCTGCCCTCAAAGCCAGGAGGCACCAACACCATCGCTGTGAATTTGTGGGCAGTTGACCCAAAGTACAAGCTCACTGCTGCCAAAAGGGAAGTCTTGTCAACTcagttttctgtgatgtttcttGGTTGACTGTAGAGAAGCTTCAGAGCCAGGTAAAGTGTGAACAGACATTATACAGTCAGGAGGAGGAATCTGCACACATCTCAGTCACAGATTCCTCAAGTGATCTTAGAAACCTCTTCAAATGGCATCCTCACTGCTCCCCGTAAGTCTATGTGCTCAgtaattatttctctttcttatgGCAGTGGTGGAGCTCActactttttgaaaaaatagttCTTGGTAAAAATGGATACCCACATCTTCTCAGATACTAAGAGAAGttccaaaattcagagctgGGGGTGAGGAATACCACTGCACCCACAGATAGTGCAACAACAAGTGTGTTAAAGCACTCCTGGATAGCATCAGAAGCACATTTACAGTTCTCTCTACAAAACAGAATGAGGCAAAGTAGCAAAACAAGCCCATTTCCACTTCTTACAATTGCTTTTTACATCACATCACTGATAATAAACCAACGCAACTTCAGTTCACTACCAGAAGCCTAAATTGCTAATGCTAAAACCTACTTCTGAGAGCAACTGAAGGTCTGCCCTAGCTGTGCCCTGGAACTCTGCTCATATCAATCACACCTCTAACTGCTGACCCAGAAAGCACCCAACAAAAAGAAtgcaacagctgcagctttcttcCAGGAGATCCAGATGTAGCAGTATGCAACTGTCTGGTGGATGCAGCATTGGCTTCCAGAAGTCAAGACTATTCAACCCACCCTCAGACTCAAGTAACAATAACTGCAGGACATACTAGTAGAAAAAATTTCTACCTTAGGCCTATACTAGCTGTCCTTTTCTTCATCTGACAATCTCTCCTCCCATCTTTAGTCTTagtcttgtttgcttttcttcagataCTTAACTTCCTCCTAGGCCAAGTCCTCCAATGACCAATACAGCTGttgccatgaaaaaaatcaaaaacaaaaccaagtatcAAACCTGCATTGCTCAAAGTTACTCCAGCTCCTCTACGGGACTGTGAGGCAGACCTGGGAGTCCTGTTTAACCAGACCTCCTTCCACCCGCCTGATTTCCCTGCCCGCGTATCGCACAGAACACAGCATCCTGATTTACAGCATTTGTGTCACCAAAACCCAATTCTGCATTATACAAGCTGAGAAGCAGTTCCTACCAGCTTTGACTAGCACACGGAATGACAGGACACAAGAAAAGTGGAGCTTTCATTTATTGGGGTGAAACTACAAATAGATTCACTTTGACTTCTGGCTCTGTGCTTGTGCCTTCAACACCTTCACAACAATCTTCTGCTCCTCAATAAGAAAAGCTCGTTTGATTCtggaaagtaaagaaaaaaaaaccaaacagctttAGGACATTTATCTACTTGAGTGAAAACACAAAGACAAAGTTACAATTAGTTTTGCTGTCTCAAACACTGTGTTAGTTCCACAACAAAAAGGGAAACCATGGATGTTCTTGTCAGCATCAAAATACAGCGACAGTGTCTAAAAGTAGTGGTTTGGGGAATGAGGCCCAGTATGCCTGCAAATTTAGGGCGAGTGGCTTGTAGGCGAGCAAGGTAATACCTGATGGCTGAACACTGGAAAAATCTACCACCTTGACTaactttgaaggaaaaaacaaaagccctcACTGGTAATCTAGTCATTCTTAAAGGCAGAACTGGCGTGACAAGTCATGGTCAGCCCTCTTCCTTAGAACTACAAAAACTTTATGGTGAGTCTAGTTCTCGACAAGAACAGTTCCCCTCTCAGCATTAAAGCTTCTTTGCACATGAACAGAGAAGACCCTGCCAGGTCAAGTCATGGCTAAATAGGATTATAGACACATGGGGCCACCATGCAAATGGACCTACATGACAGTACTCGGACATCAACAGCCTATTTGGCGGTTTCAAGTTAAAAGCACAAATATACCATACATACTCTTCTACCTTACAACATGAAAATGCTATCCTACATACCACCTGGCATATATGACTACCTTTGCAGtacacaaaacccaccaaagaTGCCTaaacaggcagcagaaaacCTGCCCATTACAGGAAAGAAGGTGACTGTTCTTTTGTTTAGGCAGAGAAAGACATACTCATGTATTAAAAACGACCTACATAAAGTGTTTGGGAAAACACTCAGAAAGAAAGTGGcttttaacacagaaaagttATGCTATGGATCTGCAGCCGTAACAACCCATCTTCAGTAGCACCTAATGCCATTTAACTTAgaactcaaaaagaaaaaatgctggcCAGATATGCACTACAGATGAGAAGACTGGCATTAGACTGCTGACTCCAGAGATCTGCTTCGATTACCATTCACAAACATGACATGTTCATTGTAATAAACATTATTCCTCAAACTTGCCAAGGAAGTATAGAATCTACAGTTGTTACACAATAAAACTGAATCCAGTTGAGGCCCAGCAAAGGCCATCTTAAAGCTTAACTGCATAAAGATGCTTAATAGGCAACCAATTAATAACTCTGAAtcccaaaacaccacaaagaAGCCAAAAGCTCCATTGATTTTAACTAGTATCTTTACATAAGACAAAATGGGATAACAGAAGTCACAAATCTTTACTACAGAgactaaatataaaatacaaaaatcccAAATGAGCAGACTGTTTAGCACCGAAGCGAGAGTGCAGTAAGAAATCATTAAGAACATAAGGTCTCTACAAAGGAGCTTCACATGCATTAACTAGCTTAAACCGAAAGAACAAAATCGCACACATCACTACTAACGTGCCCCACGCTTACCCTCTCCATTTTACTACACCAATCTCAGAGAATAACCTTCAAAATCTTGGTCCACATTATGTATACAGTGACATGTAAAAATCTTGTATAATGTTACCTCAAGAATAAAGTTAGCTTTCTGCAAGCTTACCTGTCGCGAACACACTTAGCACACATGGAACCACCATAGGCTCTGCTAACATGTTTCTTCGTTTTTGACAGCCTCATAAGAACTTTAGGACGCACAGCACGAacctaaagaaagcaaaaaaatgagaagtctATCATAAGACAGCGATTCTGAATAACAACCGTATCAAGAAAATTCACTTTGATaagtttaaaaaagcagcaacactTGAAGTTGACTAAGATGCAAGAAAGCGACAGAAGTCGTGGTGGGTCTATGTGCCATCTTCAGTATTCCTAGGCTGAGCTTTTCATTCTACCTCTGGGGTTCACCAACaggttcattaaaaaaatggcctataaaaaagattattttcccACAAAAGGCCATCAATATTCATGCATTCCCATCACTGTTAAGAGCCATAGTGTTACACCAAGAAAGTATTTGCGAGAACACtatcacattaaaaacattaattccttttttctaaaattaaaagtCAAACTTACAGGGATTTTTTGAAAGCCTACCTAATAGGTCCAATTTAGACTTTTAAACCTACTACAGAATCACCTTGGTCTAGCTCTAAAAATTGCAGCCAGCTACAtctcaaaaaacaaaagaactttGATGTAACAGCAATGAGAAGTGTAAGCATTAAAAAAGCACTTCCTCTAAGTTTTCAAAACTTATTTTGACAGTTAAGCTTTACAACATTcgtagaatattttaaataagaaagttGTTCCAGTGAGAATTCATCAATAAACAGGTCATATTATATTACTTGAAAAGGCTCTTTATGCTaaaaaaaactgttaaaaaaaatatcttatgcTTACACCACGAAGTCTTCCTGGGCATATACCACATGCTGACTTTGGTGCCTTCCCCACTTTCTTGGTGTAAAGGTAAACAATCCTGTTCCCGGGTGTTCGGGACCTAagtgcagcagaaaaatagTCAGTTAACATAACaatcaaaacttaaaattaGCCTTCTCAAAAAAATAAGTTCTTGGAAACTGTATCTTACTTACAGTCTGGTCTTGTTGGAAGCTGTGTTGTAGGACAACCTACGGCGGTAGGTCAGGCGCTGAACCATTTTTTACACCTAAATTAgtcaaaaagaaagcagcactaGTTTAAAGGCTGAATGTCTACATGGAAGTTTACTTATTACAGCACCACCTACACCTAAGCACTAGGTCTCTTGCCCAGGGGCTGCTAATTCTATGTCAGCATTAACAAAACTAAAGCCTTTCCTC contains:
- the RPL34 gene encoding 60S ribosomal protein L34; this encodes MVQRLTYRRRLSYNTASNKTRLSRTPGNRIVYLYTKKVGKAPKSACGICPGRLRGVRAVRPKVLMRLSKTKKHVSRAYGGSMCAKCVRDRIKRAFLIEEQKIVVKVLKAQAQSQKSK